CCGTTACAGATTCTTAATATGACGTGTCCAAGTAAGGCATTAATAAAATcctgaataaaaataaagcagAGGTGTGCACAGGGGAATTAAAGAAAGACACCTAAACATGATTCTCTCATATAAGATATGAAGTGCAGAAAAGAGAAAGGAACCTGTTTTAACATTGGTGGAATTATTCACCAAACTCTGTTTTAACAATCATCAATTCCTACAGTACAAAGCAACCTGAAAAGAGATGAAGGGAATCccttgagaaaagaaaaaggccAAATTATAATGATATCAAAATGATGGTAAATTACCCAgatagaaaaacaacaaaaatgagtATAACATAGCCAAATTTAAGAAGTCGTTGCTTCTTTTCCGAGTTCAGCTACATCAACCAAGTGCCTTTTCGATCTGTACCtgttcatttcattttcaaacatcacattttctttccttttttctttttaccaacAAATGCACAAACAACAACTTACAATTCGAAATTGTAGTGTAAATTCGGGAGTGACATGAAACACAAAAAACCTTGCCCTGTCGCTGTACACACAAAACAGAAAACAGCTTGTACTACGAACTCCGGCACGACAACCTTGTTTATCCGTGCCGCCAAATCAAGTAAAGGGTCCAAATCCGCAAAACACATCAGCtgcaaccattttttttaaatttatatcttCTACTCttgtttttaaagaataaaaaaaggaaagcgAAACTGACTGACCTGATAACCTATAAGGGCGAGAAGAGCTATGAGGACGAAGAAGGTGATGAGACCTACGAACAAACTCGCCATCgccttcttcttcctccttccCTCCGTCGCGGAAATCTCAATCtctgtttctttgttttgtaaaaaataataaatcaataaataaatctaattttaataattaattacacaGGCAACTTCAATGCCGCCAAAAGGGGCTGTTGGTGGCAATGGCATTGGTTGTGGATTCAGAACTTAGGAGAAATACTGTGCCAGTTTACTAATTTTAACTGCTATTTTTTTCATTCGGTTAAAAcattaaagaagaagaagaagaaaatacctatatttttaatttctttaaataattctTTACCTTCTTTTCTCAATGTCaactaattagaaaatttatttttgttcaacttaattataaatttgtactgttcaaaaatatatttaatttttcttgaaacttATCAGAAAGATAaacgtttttttctttttaaaaagagaGATGGCattgcaaaatttaaaagaaaaagtaatatttcaaataaagaaagtaaacaggctttttaaatcttttgaaaaaaaactcaggttcgattcaatttaatcttttaaaactgaaatatttcacaataatagtaatatttatttttctagtatTAATCCCAGTTGAACTGTtatcacttatatatatatatatatatatatatatataaattatttagattttttaacttaaattgtTGTTTAACCTACTAAATAAATCTtgataaacaataaaaatgtcactaaactattaattttttaatttagtcactaaatttttaGAAACCAAATATTTTCATCACTCAAAGTTGATTtgggttttattattattatttctaataacaaatttagctcttcAATGTTAACACGttatatcaatttgatcctaaatataaaatattcaacaaatttagccttcaagatttacaaactttgccattttagttcaaattccaGAAAGTTCACATAATTTTACCTATAACTAAACAATTTGTTTCCgtaaatttatcttttgttttagggtaaactaccaaaatagtcacttttgtttggctcaagttacattttagttacttatgtttgaaatgctacgttttagtcacttatgttatcacgttgtaacattttagtcattgagccgtTAGTTTACATTAACGTGTAACGATGAAAGCGATgtgtacgttaaatcatcatttcaaacaaaattctaggttaatttatacaatcggtcctcatattttttcgtttggagcaatttaatttttttcttttatgtttttaactttctttcttttccattctcttatgcttctcctttgttttcctccttctccatttctttcaacatagtttttctatgttttattttttgaacaatttaattttttcgagtgaggcgagcttgtgggctagttacaaatggaaagcatagaaaaactatgttaaaagaaatgaagaagggaggaaaatagagggagaagcataagagaatggaaaaaaaagttagaagaacagaaaagaaaaattttaaattgttgaaaatgaaaaaaaataggaaccaattgtagaatttaacctaaaattttcgtttgaaatgatgatttaacgtgccacatcaacttaccgttacaccattgtcgacaattaacgactcagtgactaaaatgttacaacacgataacgtaagtgactaaaacgtaacatttcaaacataagtgactaaaatgtaatctgaatcaaacaaaagtgactattttggtagtttaccctttgTTTTAAAGTTGGAGATGGCAACTTTAgctcacttttttttctttctatttcaagTATTGAAATTTGTTGTTTggtgatgtttatttatttatttattataagttAGTTGGTTAGTTGTTGCAGAGTTTGCGAGAGATTTGTTATCAACTTTGCTTCAtcaattataacattttaaatatcaatactATATGGtgttcttttcattctttttttttccctttttccatGTGTTGGGTTGGTCAATAGAGTGTATAAAAGAGTTTACACCAAATATGatgttagaaattttatattggaataggataaaattataaaatttgaaacctaAAGCTAAGATTTCTGGGTTAAGAagcttaaattattaattttggtacaaaattaatattttagaattagatatattgataattttagtaaatattgagggcttaatttattgaaaaatttagaattcaagctaaaatgataaattttgtaaacattgagggataaatttgttaaatattttatatttaggagCAAATTGATATAATGTGTAAACATTAAAGGGCTAAACTTGTTACTATACCAACAATAAAAAGCCCAAATCTAGCtttgagtgattaaaatatttgatttgaaaagtttagtgactaaattagaaaaattaatagttcattgaccaaaataaaatgaagaaaatag
The Gossypium raimondii isolate GPD5lz chromosome 8, ASM2569854v1, whole genome shotgun sequence DNA segment above includes these coding regions:
- the LOC105791640 gene encoding protein cornichon homolog 4, which encodes MASLFVGLITFFVLIALLALIGYQLMCFADLDPLLDLAARINKVVVPEFVVQAVFCFVCTATGQGFLCFMSLPNLHYNFELYRSKRHLVDVAELGKEATTS